A region of Argentina anserina chromosome 5, drPotAnse1.1, whole genome shotgun sequence DNA encodes the following proteins:
- the LOC126796400 gene encoding kinesin-like protein KIN-4C, producing the protein MMKRGNRRSKQTADASPAAAADAGYQKRFRELEIENQAFQKEVEELRCKLANASFTSGVDNSAQELRENYLQKLTFLEDQVAVLTRKLDAQSQLSVQRRRGDESAKPFQFEMQRLKAQKVQMQCKMKLESVQFRLHKVLMDKEVLQLKKESRRNKHEILKLLASNQILKTVLHRKTEEASVATKQLRRLLESRKALLLKRGGKKGNNAATELVQEIDHEAEVTEQLNELCGVYERQIEEMAEEAAKLQEEVEALQQEKSRCSCQEKEVDSFQKDLDITDLNAQIVNLSSMVEQLRLHKAELGYGKSQDVRSQHTASVVSSSYKSAEDISPSASENSSVETSKAASPVCCSCSKYSLCKTSKCKCRSTGGSCGASCGCAASKCSNRNTVPNKPSDSPLSEIANGVKNSSNSSETVKSCTETSEGAMLLQSALVQTLAEPKENFGAIKKPLTEIGNILVSKKAEKPGPRRKGRKPAIQLVTVDPNSPLPVNMEGLKNAEGNDE; encoded by the exons atgatgaagaggggCAACCGCCGCTCCAAGCAGACCGCCGACGCGTcccccgccgccgccgccgacgCCGGTTACCAGAAGCGATTTCGCGAGCTCGAAATCGAGAATCAAGCCTTTCAG AAGGAGGTTGAGGAGCTGAGATGCAAGCTTGCGAATGCTTCATTCACTAGTGGTGTTGACAACAGTGCTCAGGAACTCAGAGAAAATTACCTTCAGAAGTTGACTTTCCTCGAAGATCAG GTTGCGGTGTTAACGAGGAAGCTTGATGCGCAATCTCAACTTTCTGTCCAGAGGAGAAGAGGCGACGAGTCAGCAAAGCCGTTCCAGTTTGAAATGCAGAGATTGAAGGCTCAAAAG GTACAAATGCAATGTAAGATGAAACTAGAATCTGTGCAGTTCAGATTGCATAAAGTTTTGATGGACAAGGAAGTTCTTCAG CTCAAGAAAGAGAGTAGGAGGAATAAACATGAAATACTTAAGCTATTGGCCTCCAATCAAATACTGAAGACT GTTTTGCATCGAAAGACTGAAGAGGCGTCTGTGGCTACTAAACAGCTGAGACGGCTCTTAGAATCTCGCAAGGCTTTGTTGCTAAAAAGAG GTGGCAAAAAGGGGAATAATGCAGCAACTGAG CTGGTGCAGGAAATCGACCATGAGGCCGAAGTTACAGAGCAGTTGAATGAACTATGTGGTGTATATGAACGTCAAATAGAAGA GATGGCTGAGGAGGCTGCAAAGCTTCAAGAGGAAGTAGAGGCACTGCAACAAGAAAAGTCAAG GTGTTCATGCCAGGAGAAAGAGGTTGACAGCTTCCAGAAGGACCTAGATATAACAGACCTGAATGCTCAAATAGTCAACCTCAGTAGTATGGTTGAACAATTGAGGTTGCACAAAGCTGAGCTTGGTTATGGGAAGTCTCAG GACGTTAGGAGTCAGCATACTGCATCTGTTGTGAGTAGTAGTTACAAGTCTGCGGAGGACATAAGTCCGTCTGCATCAGAAAATTCCTCAGTTGAAACATCTAAAGCTGCATCTCCAGTTTGCTGCTCATGCAGTAAGTATTCTTTGTGCAAGACGTCGAAATGCAAATGTCGATCCACGGGTGGGAGCTGTGGTGCCTCATGTGGCTGTGCAGCATCTAAATGCAGCAATAGGAATACAGTCCCAAACAAGCCCAGTGACTCGCCACTTTCAGAGATTGCTAATGGCGTTAAGAACAGTTCGAATTCCAGTGAAACAGTGAAGAGTTGCACAGAGACTTCTGAAGGTGCAATGCTACTTCAGAGTGCACTAGTTCAGACGCTTGCTGAACCAAAAGAGAACTTTGGAGCAATTAAGAAACCCTTGACTGAAATCGGGAACATATTG GTGAGTAAAAAGGCGGAAAAACCGGGTCCAAGAAGAAAGGGAAGAAAGCCAGCGATTCAGCTTGTTACTGTAGACCCAAATTCCCCACTGCCAGTAAATATGGAAGGCCTAAAGAACGCAGAAGGAAATGACGAATAA
- the LOC126796401 gene encoding plant intracellular Ras-group-related LRR protein 9-like → MDPNPSRFPILAYVMDRLPSLGSKSPTATTAVISDLNSIHVGDPASAQSEIAAQMPHLSDPKVIAAMRTAVADVSQARSILTALGDRPDHESVDSAKAKLASIDAAGADSAATESRESAESEEACMAILQLEEMHTAYEKLLKDAEERLVRIYRSAEVGNVEKEGDDVRDQVDEEVVRILQQTSAGTEVDRVDLSDRGLRSLPEDFGRISGLIQLDLSNNELQVIPETIGGLEKLEVLNLSTNLLESLPDTIGLLQNLKLLTVSGNKLTALPDSICHCRSLVELDVSFNQLVYLPTNIGYELINLQKLSVQLNKLRSFPTSVCELRALLSLDAHFNELRGLPQAFGRLTSLQNLNLADNFTDLTELPDTFGDLISLKELDLSNNQFHALPDTFGRLKNLTKLNLDGNPLVLPPPDVVRQGVEAIRVFMSKRWSELLAEEEKKSTVQVQEQEEAGWLTRSTSWLKDYVSGVSEYLSPRAPDDPILNQQL, encoded by the exons ATGGATCCGAACCCGTCAAGATTTCCGATCCTCGCCTACGTCATGGACCGTTTGCCCTCCTTGGGATCCAAATCCCCCACCGCAACGACCGCCGTCATCTCCGACCTCAACTCCATCCACGTCGGCGACCCAGCCTCCGCTCAAAGCGAGATCGCTGCCCAGATGCCCCACCTCTCCGACCCCAAAGTCATCGCAGCCATGAGAACCGCCGTGGCCGACGTTTCTCAGGCTCGATCCATCCTCACCGCGCTCGGCGACCGACCCGATCACGAGTCCGTTGACTCCGCCAAGGCCAAGCTCGCCTCCATCGACGCCGCCGGCGCCGACTCGGCGGCGACGGAGTCGCGCGAATCGGCGGAGAGCGAAGAGGCCTGCATGGCGATCCTCCAGCTGGAGGAGATGCACACCGCCTACGAGAAGCTTCTCAAGGACGCCGAGGAGAGGCTCGTCCGGATTTACCGGTCGGCGGAAGTCGGAAATGTTGAGAAGGAGGGTGATGACGTCCGCGACCAAGTTGATGAGGAGGTCGTCCGGATTCTGCAGCAGACTTCGGCCGGGACTGAGGTGGACCGGGTCGACCTCTCGGATAGAGGCCTGCGTTCGTTGCCGGAGGACTTTGGCCGGATCAGTGGATTGATTCAGCTTGATCTTTCCAACAATGAACTGCAG GTCATTCCTGAAACAATAGGTGGATTGGAGAAGCTCGAGGTGCTGAACTTGTCTACCAATCTCTTGGAGTCGCTGCCGGACACGATTGGGCTGCTGCAAAATTTGAAGCTGCTGACTGTGTCCGGCAACAAGCTGACTGCTCTTCCTGACTCTATCTGCCACTGCAG GTCATTGGTGGAGTTGGATGTGAGTTTCAACCAGCTCGTGTACTTGCCAACCAACATTGGTTATGAGTTAATTAATCTACAGAAGCTTTCGGTTCAATTGAACAAACTCCGCTCCTTTCCTACCTCTGTTTGTGAGTTGAGAGCTTTGCTGTCTTTGGATGCTCACTTCAATGAGCTACGCGGTCTTCCACAAGCTTTTGGCCGATTGACTAGTCTACAAAATCTCAACCTTGCCGATAATTTTACTGATCTCACTGAGCTGCCGGATACTTTTGGTGATCTAATTAGTCTCAAGGAACTTGATCTCAGCAACAATCAGTTTCATGCTCTTCCAGATACATTTGGCCGCCTTAAAAATCTGACTAAACTGAACTTGGACGGAAACCCTCTTGTGCTTCCTCCTCCTGACGTAGTTCGACAAGGTGTTGAAGCAATCAGGGTCTTTATGAGCAAGAGGTGGTCAGAATTACTGgcggaagaagaaaagaagagtaCAGTTCAAGTACAAGAGCAAGAAGAAGCAGGATGGTTGACACGAAGCACTTCCTGGTTGAAGGATTATGTTTCAGGTGTTTCTGAATATCTATCTCCAAGAGCTCCTGATGACCCTATTCTTAATCAGCAGCTATGA
- the LOC126794236 gene encoding geranylgeranyl transferase type-2 subunit alpha 1, with product MHGLPRRAPKPEEEEALAAKARDLRALQTQLLSNHHSKIYTKEALDVSAKLLEKNPECYTAWNYRKLAVQHNLLAATDSDPGAIKSILDAELQVVVDALKQNYKSYGAWHHRKWVLSKGHCSLDYELKLLKKFQMADSRNFHAWNYRRFVAALLNRMEKEELDYTTEMIENNFSNYSAWHNRSVLLSSLLKKEAEGFYPKEKVLNDEYGLVQQAIFTDPDDQSGWFHYRWLLDQTVKLDAPSLVSSWPANGSNVMLSRIRRSNDCSASPFEIFHSNSGTFPLVLYFNQPVKGVSSSTVIIESLFCKEDLDWKPLSQISSQFSQVWVTHIQFPEANSLSEDACSLEVSIRLSRGIISTSGFDYSHHTRLAFKVYRCPVDSEPSEKQVRDQISWRDESFSLYQTRSEEPHKSLSIDNLIYNVDEPTTSNWHAETIANEIATFRELLSETSCKIGKLTLARLLTAQDVIQSQCGNKMVNFEEVLELYADLLKLDPTHGQYYNDELSLLCLRQVTSSKESLLKYCFSHETLASSSIGNYLCLRLNKLSLTRMGSIEKLLWVQMLDLSHNELRSIEGLEAMQLLSCLNLSNNKLGSFTALAPLRMLKSLQVLDISCNEIGSHTIDKTRYLCTSPLSHTEETSWKNDKIMNECVNVASYWDAFLTFKSVSLTQLSIYGNTIADENFKLFLVKVLPILEWLDGNKVH from the exons ATGCACGGACTTCCACGGCGAGCTCCGAAgccggaagaagaagaagctctAGCGGCCAAAGCCAGAGACCTCCGCGCTCTTCAGACTCAGCTCCTATCGAACCACCACAGCAAGATTTACACCAAGGAAGCTCTCGATGTAAGCGCCAAGCTCCTCGAGAAGAACCCCGAGTGCTACACCGCCTGGAATTACCGGAAGCTCGCCGTCCAGCACAACCTCCTCGCCGCGACGGATTCCGATCCCGGCGCGATCAAGTCTATTCTCGACGCGGAACTACAAGTG GTAGTGGATGCGTTGAAGCAGAACTACAAGTCGTATGGAGCTTGGCATCATCGGAAATGGGTGCTGAGCAAGGGGCATTGTTCTTTGGACTATGAATTGAAGCTTCTCAAGAAGTTTCAGATGGCGGATTCGAGGAATTTCCATGCTTGGAACTACAGGAG ATTTGTGGCTGCATTGTTGAACAGAATGGAGAAGGAAGAGTTGGATTATACGACTGAGATGATAGAGAACAATTTCAGCAATTACTCGGCCTGGCATAATCGGAG TGTTCTCCTGTCCAGTTTGCTGAAGAAAGAAGCTGAAGGCTTTTATCCGAAGGAGAAGGTTCTGAATGATGAGTATGGGCTTGTACAACAAGCTATTTTTACAGACCCAGATGATCAAAGTGGTTGGTTTCACTATCGTTGGCTTCTTGATCAGACAGTGAAATTGGATGCTCCTTCACTTGTTTCATCTTGGCCTGCTAATGGGTCTAATGTCATGTTGTCAAGAATTAGGCGCTCCAATGACTGTTCAGCATCACCATTTGAAATATTCCATTCTAATTCGGGAACATTTCCACTTGTTCTATATTTTAATCAGCCTGTCAAAGGTGTCAGTTCGTCTACGGTAATTATTGAATCTTTGTTTTGCAAAGAGGATCTTGACTGGAAACCACTTTCACAAATCAGCTCCCAGTTTTCCCAAGTTTGGGTTACACATATTCAATTTCCAGAAGCAAACTCCCTGTCTGAAGATGCTTGTTCGCTGGAAGTTAGTATCAGACTGTCTCGAGGCATCATTTCTACAAGTGGTTTTGACTATAGCCATCATACACGGTTGGCCTTCAAAGTGTATCGGTGCCCTGTTGACAGTGAACCGTCTGAAAAGCAGGTCAGGGATCAAATTTCGTGGAGAGATGAAAGCTTCTCCTTGTACCAAACACGATCTGAGGAGCCACACAAGTCACTCTCTATTGATAATCTAATTTATAATGTTGATGAGCCAACTACTTCAAATTGGCATGCAGAGACTATTGCTAATGAAATTGCTACTTTCCGAGAATTGTTGTCAGAGACAAGCTG TAAAATTGGAAAACTTACATTGGCAAGATTATTAACAGCTCAAGATGTGATTCAGTCTCAATGTGGAAACAAAATGGTCAATTTTGAAGAAGTTCTGGAGCTTTATGCTGATCTACTAAAGTTGGACCCTACACATGGTCAGTATTACAATGATGAGCTCAGCTTACTTTGCTTGCGGCAG GTAACTTCTAGTAAGGAGTCTCTGCTGAAATACTGCTTTAGCCATGAAACTCTGGCTTCTTCAAGCATAGGCAATTACCTGTGTCTACGTCTAAATAAGTTATCCCTGACGCGGATGGGATCCATTGAGAAATTATTGTGGGTCCAAATGCTAGACCTCAGCCACAATGAACTTCGATCAATTGAAG GGTTGGAAGCCATGCAGCTTCTATCTTGCCTAAATCTGAGTAACAACAAGCTCGGTAGTTTTACTGCTCTTGCGCCTTTGAGAATGTTGAAGTCACTACAAGTGCTGGATATATCATGCAATGAGATAGGTTCACATACTATTGACAAGACAAGGTACCTATGCACGTCTCCTCTTTCCCACACAGAAGAAACTAGTTGGAAAAACGAcaaaattatgaatgaatgtgTCAATGTGGCAAGCTATTGGGACGCATTCCTAACATTTAAAAGCGTGAGCTTGACACAATTGTCAATATATGGGAATACAATTGCTGATGAAAACTTCAAGTTGTTTTTGGTCAAGGTACTTCCTATTCTCGAGTGGCTGGATGGCAATAAAGTGCACTGA
- the LOC126795990 gene encoding double-stranded RNA-binding protein 1-like isoform X1: MATDEELQGLSKCYVFKSRLQEYAQKAGIKTPVYETTKEGPSHEPSFCSTVIVNDVRYNSLLGFTHRKAAEQSAAEVALLELSKSSDAVQCISQPVHEIGLCKNLLQEYAQKMNYAVPVYQCQKDTSPGKASVYSCTVEIGGIRYIGAAAATKKEAEIKVARTALLALQLSDTKSSMGSVGTSELTVLPSRKRRSESEETDIKPKRKKVPYRRRTFKRKPSEEIVAEELESDGNVKPMSAESMPQDSVSDDIPHANNVYVEYGPSTASDLTNCRNGSGDLGSVLSPNGNITNLAEEVNMVSALEPMTAEAMLQDSVSKDIAPSAEHGSSTTKEVYMVSAVKPVTAEGVPQESVSSEIPQSKNVNAKQRSQTAKELNMVSVVEQMTAENMPQDSLSKHIPHANNVNAEHGSSTMTSDFTNATNGNCDVVGSVSVSCENTATSANKGNLVSAGPSEVSTVIPGPDQSR, encoded by the exons ATGGCTACCGACGAAGAATTGCAAG GTCTTTCAAAGTGCTATGTATTCAAGAGCCGGTTGCAAGAGTATGCACAGAAAGCAGGAATAAAGACACCAGTTTATGAGACTACAAAAGAAGGTCCGTCGCATGAGCCTTCCTTCTGTTCTACTGTGATAGTGAATGATGTTAGATACAACTCTTTGCTTGGGTTTACTCATCGTAAGGCAGCTGAACAGTCAGCTGCTGAAGTTGCTCTGCTGGAGTTATCTAAATCTAGTGATGCTGTGCAATGCATCTCTCAACCTGTT CATGAAATTGGCTTATGCAAAAATCTGCTTCAAGAGTATGCACAAAAGATGAATTATGCTGTTCCTGTATATCAGTGTCAGAAGGATACTTCCCCTGGCAAAGCATCAGTATATTCATGTACAGTTGAGATTGGGGGAATTCGTTATATTGGAGCTGCAGCAGCAACCAAAAAGGAAGCTGAGATAAAAGTGGCTAGAACTGCACTCTTAGCTCTCCAGTTAAGTGATACCAAGTCATCCATGGGATCTGTTGGCACCTCTGAGTTAACAGTGCTTCCATCTAGAAAAAGGCGGTCAGAATCTGAAGAGACTGATATTAAACCAAAACGAAAGAAAGTGCCATATAGGAGGAGGACGTTCAAACGTAAACCCTCTGAGGAAATTGTGGCAGAAGAATTAGAGAGCGATGGAAATGTCAAGCCAATGAGTGCAGAAAGTATGCCACAAGACTCAGTGTCCGATGATATTCCCCATGCTAATAATGTTTATGTGGAATATGGGCCATCAACAGCTTCAGATCTCACCAACTGCAGAAATGGCAGTGGGGATTTGGGTTCAGTTTTATCACCCAATGGAAATATAACTAATTTGGCGGAAGAAGTGAATATGGTGTCGGCCCTTGAGCCAATGACTGCAGAAGCTATGTTACAAGACTCAGTGTCGAAGGATATTGCCCCCAGTGCTGAACATGGGTCGTCAACAACCAAGGAAGTGTATATGGTTTCAGCCGTTAAGCCAGTGACTGCAGAAGGTGTGCCACAGGAGTCAGTATCTTCAGAGATACCCCAATCTAAAAATGTCAATGCTAAGCAAAGGTCACAAACAGCCAAGGAATTGAATATGGTGTCCGTTGTTGAGCAAATGACTGCTGAAAATATGCCACAAGATTCCTTGTCCAAGCATATTCCACATGCTAACAATGTCAATGCAGAACATGGGTCATCAACTATGACATCAGATTTCACCAACGCCACCAATGGAAATTGCGATGTAGTTGGTTCAGTTTCTGTGTCCTGTGAAAACACAGCTACTTCAGCCAACAAAGGGAATTTGGTGTCCGCTGGACCTTCGGAGGTTTCAACTGTCATTCCTGGACCTGACCAGTCACGGTGA
- the LOC126795990 gene encoding double-stranded RNA-binding protein 1-like isoform X2 has translation MATDEEFQGLSKCYVFKSRLQEYAQKAGIKTPVYETTKEGPSHEPSFCSTVIVNDVRYNSLLGFTHRKAAEQSAAEVALLELSKSSDAVQCISQPVHEIGLCKNLLQEYAQKMNYAVPVYQCQKDTSPGKASVYSCTVEIGGIRYIGAAAATKKEAEIKVARTALLALQLSDTKSSMGSVGTSELTVLPSRKRRSESEETDIKPKRKKVPYRRRTFKRKPSEEIVAEELESDGNVKPMSAESMPQDSVSDDIPHANNVYVEYGPSTASDLTNCRNGSGDLGSVLSPNGNITNLAEEVNMVSALEPMTAEAMLQDSVSKDIAPSAEHGSSTTKEVYMVSAVKPVTAEGVPQESVSSEIPQSKNVNAKQRSQTAKELNMVSVVEQMTAENMPQDSLSKHIPHANNVNAEHGSSTMTSDFTNATNGNCDVVGSVSVSCENTATSANKGNLVSAGPSEVSTVIPGPDQSR, from the exons GTCTTTCAAAGTGCTATGTATTCAAGAGCCGGTTGCAAGAGTATGCACAGAAAGCAGGAATAAAGACACCAGTTTATGAGACTACAAAAGAAGGTCCGTCGCATGAGCCTTCCTTCTGTTCTACTGTGATAGTGAATGATGTTAGATACAACTCTTTGCTTGGGTTTACTCATCGTAAGGCAGCTGAACAGTCAGCTGCTGAAGTTGCTCTGCTGGAGTTATCTAAATCTAGTGATGCTGTGCAATGCATCTCTCAACCTGTT CATGAAATTGGCTTATGCAAAAATCTGCTTCAAGAGTATGCACAAAAGATGAATTATGCTGTTCCTGTATATCAGTGTCAGAAGGATACTTCCCCTGGCAAAGCATCAGTATATTCATGTACAGTTGAGATTGGGGGAATTCGTTATATTGGAGCTGCAGCAGCAACCAAAAAGGAAGCTGAGATAAAAGTGGCTAGAACTGCACTCTTAGCTCTCCAGTTAAGTGATACCAAGTCATCCATGGGATCTGTTGGCACCTCTGAGTTAACAGTGCTTCCATCTAGAAAAAGGCGGTCAGAATCTGAAGAGACTGATATTAAACCAAAACGAAAGAAAGTGCCATATAGGAGGAGGACGTTCAAACGTAAACCCTCTGAGGAAATTGTGGCAGAAGAATTAGAGAGCGATGGAAATGTCAAGCCAATGAGTGCAGAAAGTATGCCACAAGACTCAGTGTCCGATGATATTCCCCATGCTAATAATGTTTATGTGGAATATGGGCCATCAACAGCTTCAGATCTCACCAACTGCAGAAATGGCAGTGGGGATTTGGGTTCAGTTTTATCACCCAATGGAAATATAACTAATTTGGCGGAAGAAGTGAATATGGTGTCGGCCCTTGAGCCAATGACTGCAGAAGCTATGTTACAAGACTCAGTGTCGAAGGATATTGCCCCCAGTGCTGAACATGGGTCGTCAACAACCAAGGAAGTGTATATGGTTTCAGCCGTTAAGCCAGTGACTGCAGAAGGTGTGCCACAGGAGTCAGTATCTTCAGAGATACCCCAATCTAAAAATGTCAATGCTAAGCAAAGGTCACAAACAGCCAAGGAATTGAATATGGTGTCCGTTGTTGAGCAAATGACTGCTGAAAATATGCCACAAGATTCCTTGTCCAAGCATATTCCACATGCTAACAATGTCAATGCAGAACATGGGTCATCAACTATGACATCAGATTTCACCAACGCCACCAATGGAAATTGCGATGTAGTTGGTTCAGTTTCTGTGTCCTGTGAAAACACAGCTACTTCAGCCAACAAAGGGAATTTGGTGTCCGCTGGACCTTCGGAGGTTTCAACTGTCATTCCTGGACCTGACCAGTCACGGTGA
- the LOC126795990 gene encoding double-stranded RNA-binding protein 7-like isoform X3 gives MRLQKKHEIGLCKNLLQEYAQKMNYAVPVYQCQKDTSPGKASVYSCTVEIGGIRYIGAAAATKKEAEIKVARTALLALQLSDTKSSMGSVGTSELTVLPSRKRRSESEETDIKPKRKKVPYRRRTFKRKPSEEIVAEELESDGNVKPMSAESMPQDSVSDDIPHANNVYVEYGPSTASDLTNCRNGSGDLGSVLSPNGNITNLAEEVNMVSALEPMTAEAMLQDSVSKDIAPSAEHGSSTTKEVYMVSAVKPVTAEGVPQESVSSEIPQSKNVNAKQRSQTAKELNMVSVVEQMTAENMPQDSLSKHIPHANNVNAEHGSSTMTSDFTNATNGNCDVVGSVSVSCENTATSANKGNLVSAGPSEVSTVIPGPDQSR, from the exons ATGAGACTACAAAAGAAG CATGAAATTGGCTTATGCAAAAATCTGCTTCAAGAGTATGCACAAAAGATGAATTATGCTGTTCCTGTATATCAGTGTCAGAAGGATACTTCCCCTGGCAAAGCATCAGTATATTCATGTACAGTTGAGATTGGGGGAATTCGTTATATTGGAGCTGCAGCAGCAACCAAAAAGGAAGCTGAGATAAAAGTGGCTAGAACTGCACTCTTAGCTCTCCAGTTAAGTGATACCAAGTCATCCATGGGATCTGTTGGCACCTCTGAGTTAACAGTGCTTCCATCTAGAAAAAGGCGGTCAGAATCTGAAGAGACTGATATTAAACCAAAACGAAAGAAAGTGCCATATAGGAGGAGGACGTTCAAACGTAAACCCTCTGAGGAAATTGTGGCAGAAGAATTAGAGAGCGATGGAAATGTCAAGCCAATGAGTGCAGAAAGTATGCCACAAGACTCAGTGTCCGATGATATTCCCCATGCTAATAATGTTTATGTGGAATATGGGCCATCAACAGCTTCAGATCTCACCAACTGCAGAAATGGCAGTGGGGATTTGGGTTCAGTTTTATCACCCAATGGAAATATAACTAATTTGGCGGAAGAAGTGAATATGGTGTCGGCCCTTGAGCCAATGACTGCAGAAGCTATGTTACAAGACTCAGTGTCGAAGGATATTGCCCCCAGTGCTGAACATGGGTCGTCAACAACCAAGGAAGTGTATATGGTTTCAGCCGTTAAGCCAGTGACTGCAGAAGGTGTGCCACAGGAGTCAGTATCTTCAGAGATACCCCAATCTAAAAATGTCAATGCTAAGCAAAGGTCACAAACAGCCAAGGAATTGAATATGGTGTCCGTTGTTGAGCAAATGACTGCTGAAAATATGCCACAAGATTCCTTGTCCAAGCATATTCCACATGCTAACAATGTCAATGCAGAACATGGGTCATCAACTATGACATCAGATTTCACCAACGCCACCAATGGAAATTGCGATGTAGTTGGTTCAGTTTCTGTGTCCTGTGAAAACACAGCTACTTCAGCCAACAAAGGGAATTTGGTGTCCGCTGGACCTTCGGAGGTTTCAACTGTCATTCCTGGACCTGACCAGTCACGGTGA